A genomic window from Blastococcus saxobsidens DD2 includes:
- a CDS encoding helicase-related protein, which translates to MTLTPAQHEVLEHLRASWIGPDGGPAECVTNLPNRQYAVGMLFPADATAEVDATAGGADPDVLADVLPGELEEADAGVPLAEDWRPASVAVSFLTDAASVHVSFSGGTYALLDDDGPRRWQRRPFDFESLTVSRAAPKRDVMAGDVPVEVGSRWRNFAGGRHLVTVHARVLAKSAGDDRLDIPSMLFQVALAVRPADGGRIHEYDTLRGLDLDAEAREIRLRYRARKVFAVGHGMAADWLMRDGVCSSVSLDPVPSFIVPAVETTGFRAGTAEAQALELAHLAMIDCWPDQVLPSLEAFVGAFEVWVREQEDRVAGFERSAATAHAIVERCRTSAERMRAGVDLLREEPEVRTAFALGMTAMRLQMRQAPVARGDRQKPVTEPQWRPFQLGFLLVALASTLDERHDDRELVDLIWFPTGGGKTEAYLALAAVEIFRRRLADGAKGGGTAVLTRYTLRLLTAQQFQRASSLVCAMELMRRHGQHGDDRVRGMSRFSIGLWVGNDVTPGSRSAAKGALDRLRKAAHPEQANQFQVEACPWCGTAQVPRQKSLDPRAYGFRLDGKDLVIHCTNVHCEFHEELPVQVVDELLYEQPPTILLATVDKFARLQFKPEAGRLLGIGTTFRQPSLVIQDELHLLSGPLGTTVAVFDAVIQVLLGRSGGRPKIVASTATIRSAAEQVRGLYGRQVALYPPAGLDEDRTFFSRPVESGEGRLYVGLMPQSVSQASAAVAAATPLLEVPEVLKVASPATPRDAYWTAVMYHNSLRELGRTGTLVVDDVNGRLEPRSERLSLHLRRVRADRVLELTSRRGPEELPNDLRELGRSVDESDQAVDVVLSSNMLSVGIDVPRLSLMLMVGQPKTTAEYIQATSRVGRGDTRGVVATLFRSNRARDRSHFETFRGYHDALYRGVEPTSVTPWSLASRDRSLAGALVALLRQSLTELAPNAAAARFDLEDDHLNATVVKLLDGLLQRVSAADQDEYEETEEHAWRLMRDWDRRAAQARESDVDLVYDRRPGDDLGLLKRFGQTGEGWLVADSMRSVDPNVAVEVQEPFEERSSGTDQA; encoded by the coding sequence GTGACGCTCACCCCAGCTCAGCACGAGGTCCTCGAGCACCTGCGAGCCAGCTGGATCGGTCCGGACGGTGGGCCGGCGGAGTGCGTGACTAACCTGCCCAACCGGCAGTACGCGGTGGGCATGCTCTTCCCGGCTGATGCGACGGCCGAGGTAGACGCCACCGCTGGTGGCGCGGATCCCGACGTGCTGGCCGATGTCCTCCCGGGCGAGCTGGAGGAAGCAGACGCAGGCGTGCCGCTGGCGGAGGATTGGAGGCCCGCGTCGGTTGCCGTCTCCTTCCTGACCGACGCGGCCTCGGTCCATGTCAGCTTCTCCGGCGGCACTTACGCCTTGCTTGACGACGACGGGCCTCGGCGGTGGCAGCGGCGGCCCTTCGACTTCGAAAGCCTGACGGTCTCGCGTGCGGCACCCAAGCGGGACGTCATGGCGGGTGACGTGCCTGTGGAAGTCGGTTCCCGCTGGCGGAACTTCGCCGGCGGTAGACACCTGGTGACCGTGCACGCTCGTGTCCTGGCGAAGTCGGCAGGCGACGATCGCCTCGACATCCCTTCGATGTTGTTCCAGGTGGCCCTTGCGGTCAGGCCGGCAGATGGCGGACGGATCCACGAGTACGACACTCTCCGGGGTCTGGACCTGGACGCCGAGGCGCGTGAGATCCGACTCCGGTACCGGGCGCGCAAGGTGTTCGCCGTCGGACATGGCATGGCGGCCGACTGGCTGATGCGGGACGGCGTCTGTTCCAGCGTCTCATTGGACCCCGTGCCCTCCTTCATCGTCCCGGCGGTCGAGACCACCGGCTTCCGGGCCGGCACTGCGGAGGCGCAAGCACTGGAGCTGGCGCACCTGGCGATGATCGATTGCTGGCCGGATCAGGTACTGCCGAGCTTGGAAGCCTTCGTGGGGGCCTTCGAGGTCTGGGTGCGGGAACAGGAGGATCGCGTCGCGGGTTTCGAGCGATCGGCCGCGACCGCCCACGCGATCGTCGAGCGTTGTCGCACGTCTGCTGAGCGCATGCGTGCGGGCGTCGACCTCCTGCGTGAAGAGCCGGAAGTCCGCACAGCCTTCGCACTCGGCATGACTGCCATGCGGCTGCAGATGCGCCAGGCCCCCGTCGCACGAGGAGATCGGCAGAAGCCGGTGACGGAGCCACAGTGGCGCCCCTTCCAACTCGGCTTCCTGCTCGTCGCGCTGGCCTCGACACTCGACGAGCGACATGACGACCGCGAGCTCGTCGACCTCATCTGGTTCCCGACGGGCGGCGGGAAGACAGAGGCTTACCTCGCCCTGGCCGCGGTCGAGATCTTCCGCCGTCGTCTGGCGGACGGCGCCAAAGGTGGCGGTACGGCTGTCCTGACGAGGTACACCCTTCGGCTCCTCACTGCGCAGCAGTTCCAGCGAGCCTCCTCGCTCGTGTGTGCCATGGAGCTGATGCGAAGGCATGGCCAGCACGGCGACGACCGTGTTCGAGGCATGAGCCGTTTCTCCATCGGGTTGTGGGTCGGTAACGACGTCACTCCCGGGTCCAGGAGCGCGGCCAAGGGCGCGCTCGACCGACTGCGCAAGGCGGCGCATCCGGAACAGGCGAACCAGTTCCAGGTCGAGGCCTGCCCGTGGTGCGGAACCGCGCAGGTCCCGCGGCAGAAGTCCCTCGACCCGCGGGCGTACGGCTTCCGTCTCGACGGAAAGGACTTGGTGATCCACTGCACCAACGTGCACTGCGAGTTCCACGAGGAGCTGCCGGTCCAGGTCGTCGATGAGCTGCTCTACGAGCAGCCGCCGACCATCCTGCTCGCGACCGTTGACAAGTTCGCGCGTCTGCAGTTCAAGCCCGAAGCCGGCCGGCTGCTGGGCATCGGTACGACCTTCAGGCAGCCGTCGCTCGTCATCCAGGACGAGCTCCATCTTCTGTCTGGACCACTCGGCACGACCGTCGCCGTCTTCGACGCCGTCATACAGGTTCTGCTCGGGCGATCCGGTGGTCGCCCCAAGATCGTCGCCTCCACCGCCACCATCCGCTCAGCCGCCGAGCAAGTGCGAGGGCTGTACGGACGACAGGTCGCGCTCTATCCGCCTGCCGGGTTGGACGAGGACCGTACGTTCTTCTCCCGACCGGTCGAGAGTGGCGAGGGACGTCTCTACGTGGGTCTGATGCCGCAGTCGGTCTCACAGGCCTCGGCCGCCGTGGCAGCAGCTACGCCCTTGCTCGAGGTGCCCGAGGTCCTGAAGGTGGCGTCGCCGGCAACGCCGCGCGACGCCTACTGGACTGCGGTGATGTACCACAACAGTCTGCGAGAGCTCGGCCGCACGGGGACGCTGGTCGTGGACGACGTGAACGGGAGGCTCGAGCCTCGTTCCGAGCGGCTCTCACTGCACCTCCGCCGTGTCCGAGCCGATCGCGTTCTCGAGCTGACCAGTCGTCGCGGACCTGAGGAGCTGCCCAACGACCTGCGGGAACTCGGCCGCAGTGTGGATGAGTCGGACCAGGCGGTCGACGTCGTGCTGTCGTCGAACATGCTGTCGGTCGGCATCGACGTGCCTCGACTGTCACTGATGCTCATGGTGGGTCAGCCGAAGACGACAGCCGAGTACATCCAGGCGACGAGCCGTGTCGGTCGGGGCGACACACGGGGTGTGGTCGCAACGCTCTTCAGGTCCAACCGTGCCCGCGACAGGTCGCATTTCGAGACCTTCCGCGGTTATCACGACGCCCTGTACCGCGGTGTGGAACCGACCAGCGTCACTCCGTGGTCGTTGGCGTCGCGGGACCGCTCGCTGGCAGGCGCCTTGGTGGCGCTGCTTCGGCAGTCCCTCACCGAGCTGGCGCCCAATGCTGCTGCTGCTCGATTCGACCTCGAGGATGACCATCTCAACGCAACGGTGGTGAAGTTGCTGGACGGCCTGCTGCAGCGGGTCAGCGCCGCGGATCAGGACGAGTACGAGGAAACCGAGGAGCATGCTTGGCGACTGATGCGGGACTGGGATCGTCGGGCAGCGCAAGCACGGGAATCCGACGTGGACCTGGTCTACGACCGCCGCCCGGGCGACGACCTGGGTCTACTGAAGAGGTTCGGCCAGACAGGCGAAGGCTGGCTGGTAGCGGACTCCATGCGTTCGGTGGATCCGAACGTCGCCGTCGAGGTGCAGGAGCCTTTCGAGGAGAGGTCCAGTGGAACCGATCAAGCATGA
- a CDS encoding nuclease-related domain-containing DEAD/DEAH box helicase, producing the protein MIVVPDVVTIEKTATSEAERRLARLLRDVTGDKDAVAFYSVKLRSHEYKQQAEADFVLLWRGVVIVVEVKGGGVRKHEGVWYSVDRRGDWHRLRSSPMDQARTAAFALRDILKEEGVGWFPHEAVVVTPDIERPQNSVEWSSTHWWAKDEMTVAGVRASLDAVAERSRKPSHSTRAARTSDLRVRLFGEFTRLPVLDAQRGAVLEEQSRATEGQCKVLAALARSPRLLVQGGAGTGKSLVLAEAAKQEADQGRRVLVTFRSPHLSQFFEAHLSDRRVDVVPFEALPSDRQWDVVLVDEAQDLMNASDMDRLDTVLEGGRAAGRWRMFLDHNNQAHVDGTFDGDVHALVGAEAVPVDLDTNVRNTRAIVHVVQTYLGADVGDPGIVHGERVVWHEVPDDTNFTDAEALAEKLVSGGARRGNVLIIRVASDELPTRSPRGFVTTSPRSVKGLEADHVVVCDLPHEFDDMGTAGFYVAVTRARVSLHLVCSPADRERLKRLLKGLK; encoded by the coding sequence GTGATCGTCGTTCCCGATGTGGTCACGATCGAGAAGACAGCGACCAGCGAGGCCGAGCGACGGCTGGCCCGCTTGCTTCGGGACGTGACGGGTGACAAGGACGCCGTCGCCTTCTACTCGGTCAAACTTCGTTCCCACGAGTACAAGCAGCAGGCGGAAGCCGACTTCGTTCTCCTCTGGCGGGGCGTGGTCATCGTCGTCGAGGTCAAGGGCGGCGGCGTCCGCAAGCACGAGGGTGTCTGGTATTCGGTGGACAGGCGGGGCGACTGGCACCGGTTACGGAGCTCCCCGATGGACCAGGCCCGCACTGCCGCCTTCGCGTTGCGGGACATCCTCAAGGAGGAGGGTGTCGGGTGGTTCCCGCACGAAGCAGTTGTTGTGACGCCGGACATCGAACGGCCGCAGAACTCGGTCGAGTGGTCCTCCACGCACTGGTGGGCGAAGGACGAGATGACCGTTGCAGGCGTCCGCGCATCCCTCGATGCCGTCGCGGAGAGATCTCGGAAGCCGTCGCACTCGACCCGGGCCGCAAGGACTTCGGACCTCCGCGTGCGGCTCTTCGGCGAATTCACTCGCCTTCCGGTGCTCGACGCGCAGCGCGGCGCCGTCCTCGAGGAGCAGAGCCGTGCAACAGAGGGGCAGTGCAAGGTCCTGGCAGCCCTCGCCCGCAGTCCACGGCTGCTCGTTCAGGGGGGCGCGGGCACCGGAAAATCCTTGGTCCTTGCGGAGGCCGCGAAGCAGGAGGCGGATCAGGGCCGCCGGGTACTCGTAACCTTCCGCTCGCCCCACTTGAGTCAGTTCTTCGAGGCGCACCTGAGCGACCGACGCGTCGACGTGGTCCCGTTCGAGGCGCTGCCGAGCGACAGGCAATGGGACGTGGTCCTGGTGGACGAAGCGCAAGATCTCATGAACGCGTCAGACATGGATCGCCTTGACACTGTGCTGGAGGGTGGTCGCGCCGCTGGCCGCTGGCGCATGTTCCTCGATCACAACAACCAGGCCCATGTGGACGGCACCTTCGACGGTGACGTCCACGCACTCGTGGGCGCAGAGGCCGTTCCTGTCGACCTCGACACGAACGTGCGGAACACGCGCGCCATCGTGCACGTGGTGCAGACCTACCTCGGGGCCGACGTCGGCGACCCGGGCATCGTCCACGGGGAGCGAGTCGTCTGGCACGAAGTGCCCGACGACACGAACTTCACCGATGCGGAGGCCCTGGCTGAAAAACTCGTCAGCGGTGGTGCTCGCCGCGGCAACGTGCTGATCATTCGGGTGGCGTCTGATGAGCTGCCTACCCGTAGCCCGCGCGGCTTCGTCACAACTTCCCCCCGCTCTGTGAAAGGCCTCGAAGCCGACCACGTGGTGGTCTGCGACCTCCCGCACGAGTTCGACGACATGGGCACGGCCGGCTTCTACGTGGCCGTGACACGCGCCCGCGTCTCACTTCACCTCGTCTGCTCACCGGCGGACAGGGAGCGACTCAAGCGCCTGCTGAAGGGACTCAAGTGA